One Candidatus Anstonellales archaeon DNA window includes the following coding sequences:
- a CDS encoding thiamine pyrophosphate-dependent enzyme — protein MNTAEFNSPNKPTWCPGCGNYAILLALKNALAERDCNPKDTVIVSGIGCSGKLPHFAKTYAYESLHGRALPVATGIKLTNHTLKVIAVGGDGDGYGIGMGHFIHCMRRNIDITYIVHNNQIYGLTTGQASPTSEKGAKTKSTPHGVIEIPINPISLAIATGATFVARGFSGDLKHLTSLFSQAIAHKGFSLVDVLQPCVIFNKINTYSFFQKNCYKLEEQNHNPEDKIAAFQKSLEWGEGKIPIGIFYRESRPTYEDELPTIQKTPLHRHDISNVNIERLLDEFE, from the coding sequence ATGAATACAGCAGAATTTAACTCCCCAAACAAACCAACATGGTGTCCTGGCTGTGGAAATTATGCAATACTCCTAGCCTTAAAAAACGCTCTTGCAGAAAGAGATTGCAATCCAAAGGATACAGTAATTGTCTCTGGAATAGGCTGTTCAGGAAAGCTTCCTCACTTTGCAAAAACATATGCATATGAGTCGTTGCACGGACGTGCGCTGCCTGTAGCAACAGGAATAAAACTTACAAACCATACCCTAAAGGTTATTGCTGTTGGTGGAGACGGAGATGGATACGGAATTGGCATGGGTCACTTCATACATTGCATGCGAAGAAATATAGACATCACTTACATTGTCCACAACAACCAGATATATGGCCTTACTACTGGACAGGCTTCACCCACTAGCGAAAAGGGAGCAAAGACAAAGAGTACCCCTCATGGTGTAATAGAAATCCCCATAAATCCAATTTCGCTTGCAATAGCAACAGGTGCAACATTTGTTGCTCGCGGGTTCTCAGGAGACCTAAAGCATCTAACCTCACTATTTTCTCAGGCAATAGCTCACAAAGGTTTTTCTCTTGTTGATGTTCTCCAGCCATGCGTCATATTCAATAAAATAAATACCTACTCATTTTTCCAGAAAAACTGCTATAAATTAGAAGAACAAAATCACAATCCGGAAGATAAGATTGCCGCATTCCAAAAATCGCTTGAGTGGGGAGAGGGGAAGATTCCAATAGGTATTTTTTACCGCGAATCTCGCCCAACCTATGAAGATGAGCTTCCAACAATTCAAAAAACTCCATTACACCGCCATGATATATCCAATGTAAACATAGAAAGGCTTCTCGACGAATTTGAATAA
- a CDS encoding tripartite tricarboxylate transporter permease produces the protein MLIIFFGIIVGGISGIIPGLHTNTLASILGWNFDGSDISLLIIAIFGSQVVFSFVPAIFFGIPDEKSVVSVLPGHRMATRGRGYEALLICLLAGVLACIVSLLSLPIAIWSYPLVYSISERFIPLLLGSVLFLLIAKEKDMVSRFLCLVVTLTAGLLGFVVLNSGNPDPLFPLFCGLFAVSGIVFATMGNEKRFSQQRDMSTINFDFAPEIIFGVILGWLADLIPGISSPAQMALLGGLIFWREGEKEDARKYLALISAISVSQGVFAFASLEAIGKARVGALAIASEISESNILWMVGIFCFSFAVASIALLGLSKIIRRLETGNIKRTYPVILGYLILAVLLVSGVDGLIILLASTLVGSLPNILKTSRLALMACLIIPTILYYM, from the coding sequence TTGCTGATAATTTTTTTTGGTATAATTGTTGGTGGGATAAGCGGTATTATTCCTGGATTGCACACTAATACCCTTGCTTCGATATTGGGGTGGAATTTTGATGGCTCTGATATTTCTCTTCTTATAATTGCTATTTTTGGTTCGCAAGTTGTATTTTCATTCGTACCTGCAATTTTTTTTGGAATTCCTGATGAAAAGTCAGTTGTTTCCGTCCTCCCTGGCCATAGGATGGCAACCCGTGGAAGAGGGTACGAGGCTCTTTTGATATGCTTACTTGCTGGTGTCCTTGCTTGCATTGTGTCTTTGTTGTCACTACCTATTGCTATTTGGTCCTATCCTCTTGTTTATTCTATTTCTGAGCGCTTTATTCCCCTGCTTTTAGGGTCCGTTCTCTTTTTGCTCATCGCAAAAGAAAAGGACATGGTTTCTCGTTTTTTGTGTTTAGTAGTTACATTAACAGCTGGGCTACTTGGGTTTGTGGTTCTCAACAGTGGAAATCCTGATCCTCTTTTCCCTCTTTTTTGCGGGTTGTTCGCCGTTAGTGGGATTGTGTTTGCAACTATGGGAAATGAAAAAAGATTTTCACAACAAAGGGATATGAGCACAATAAATTTTGATTTTGCTCCAGAGATTATTTTTGGAGTAATTCTTGGGTGGTTGGCAGATCTAATTCCCGGAATCTCTTCGCCTGCCCAAATGGCACTTTTAGGTGGTCTTATATTTTGGAGAGAGGGTGAAAAAGAAGATGCGCGAAAATATTTGGCACTTATTTCTGCAATTAGTGTTTCTCAAGGAGTGTTTGCTTTTGCTTCGCTTGAGGCAATTGGAAAGGCAAGAGTGGGGGCTCTTGCAATCGCAAGCGAGATTTCTGAGAGTAATATTCTGTGGATGGTGGGAATCTTTTGCTTTTCGTTTGCGGTCGCTTCAATTGCTCTGCTTGGTCTTTCAAAAATTATAAGGAGATTAGAGACCGGAAACATCAAACGAACATATCCTGTGATTCTAGGATATTTAATTTTAGCTGTTTTGTTGGTCTCGGGAGTTGATGGATTGATAATCTTGCTTGCCTCTACACTAGTCGGAAGTCTCCCAAACATCTTAAAGACAAGCAGGCTTGCACTTATGGCGTGCTTGATAATACCAACAATTTTGTATTACATGTGA